The Paenibacillus sp. RC334 nucleotide sequence TCTAGCTTGCTGCGTTCGACTTTGCTAAGATGAGTGTAGCTCGTGGTGGATTCTCCTTGTGTAGAGGGTGTTGTGGTGACTGCATTCTACACGAATCCGGCCATTGGCCCTTTATTTACTTATTTCCAGTGAGTGTGTCGCACTTCATATTACAATCCGTCACTCTAAAAAAATTAAATCCACAATTAAACTTATATTTGAATATATAGACATTAATGTTTAGACATCCCTTTGTTATTTTTATATTCTCATGAAGCAAAATAAATATGTCAAAGGGGTTCTACATTAAATGAGAAAAAAATTCGGATTAATTACACCAATCTTGCTACTGATTTTATTATTGATTCCATTATCTTCAGTAAACGCCTATCCAGGTGGTCTTGCCAATGGGAAACCAGGAACTATAACATATGGCACATTCAGCGGAGGTGAAACAACCTTATTAGCAACTGATGATAATAATAAAACATCGGTATCCTTGAAATCACAGACTCTAGTTATAGATTTAGGAGAAACTCACACTATTAACTCCTATCGTCTGGATGCTACTGGAACATTTAGATGGAAATTATACAATGACAATAAAACATACATTGGCGGGTTTGAAACTTCAGCATATCCCATGAACGGCAACCCATTTGTAGGTCATGCTTCTGGTGTTAGATACCTAGTTATGGATGGAACTGGAACCATTAATGAATTAGATGTTTTTACAGGAAGTATATTACCTAGTGCACCTCAGAACTTAGTTGCTGTTGGTGGCGATTCAAAAGTAACCTTGAATTGGGACGCAGTTACGGATGCTAAAACTTATACAGTTAAAAGATCGACAACCTTAGGTGGACCGTACACGAATATTAGCGTATCAATAAAAGATACCTCTTTCATAGATACTTCAGTTACAAACGGATTACCCTATTATTATGTCGTTTCAGCCATTTCTGATGGGGGTGAAAGTCCAAATTCAAAAGAAGCATCAGCAACTTCCATTGGAGTAGTTACACCGGATCCATCTACAACACCAGATCCGTCTACTAAGCCTGATCCATCTACAACACCAGATCCGTCTACTAAGCCTGATCCATCTACAACACCGGATCCGTCTACTAAGCCTGATCCGTCGGATACAGATGGTACCTCCCAGCCTACTGGTGACCGTGCAATTCTGACTGTAACAATGGATAATGGATTTGATAAAGAATTCGATTTAAGCAAAAAAGAACTTAATGCCTTCATCGCTTGGTATGACGCTAAAGATGCTGGTAGAGGTGCTTCATTCTTTGCCATTGATAAGCACAATAATAACAAAGGTCCATTCAGCAACCGTAAAGACTACGTAATATTCAATAAAATACTCACGTTTGAAGTAAGCGAGTATTCAACTAAATAACAAAAAAAGACTCTATCCGGCTACTGAACTGTGACCGTATTTATGGACAATTTGAAAAAGTTGACGGAGTAGTTAAGAGCATGAAACAAAAGACGATCTCAATTTCGTAGTAATAGGGAATGAAGGCCGTCTTTTTGTTATAAATTCAGGTCTTTATGCCTTATTTCTTACTTCATCAGCTTCAATATTCTCTTCAAGTTTACAGTAAAGATCGCCATTGCACCTTGTAACTGCATGCCAGTTAGAACCGAAGATGACGCTACATCATACCCTTGTCTGTGTTTGAGTTCACTATTCTTCGCTTCAATTTTGTAGCGTTCTCTTGACTTCGCTTTGAAGTACTCGCTTTCCTGGAACGACATTTGTTCCGTGTGTTCGCCAGATTTAATACTCACTGAGTAGGACTTGCTTTTTGCTCCTTCATTGTAGCATCCTCCTTTAAAAGAACACCTCTTACATACTTCTACATCGAAGTTATAGGTATTCTTTTGGTTATTGTTAACGCCCTTTTCTCCTGTCCGTGCTCTCTGAATCGCCATATGGCCGGCCTTACACACGTACATGCCTGCATCTTTATTGAATTGAAATTCATTTTCTTTCTTACGTGCCCCTTGTGTAATGAGCGGATTGAGTTTGCCGATCAGTTCAATTTCATTGCTTTTAGCGTAAACGATGTTGTCTTTTTCAGAGTAAGCTGTATCTCCGATGATCGATTTGATTTCCATACCCGTTGCTTTACTTTTTTCAATCAGCAATTGCAGTTGCTTGCTGTCATTCTTTTCACCCGTTGTGACAACGGCTGCCGTTATGATTCGTTCCTCGGTCATGGCAAGATGGGTCTTATAGCCAAAAAACGAGGAATCCGCGCTCTTGTGGCCCAACTTTTGCATCTTGGTCTTCTGAGATACGTAATTGTTGCAGGTCATCGGCGACCGTTTCTTTCAAGAAATTCAAAGGTTCTTTAATTTTCGGCAATTCGCAAATACCGCCTTCAGCTTCAAGCACGGCAATGAGTTTTTGACAGTAGTCGATCTCTTCCTCAAGTACATTACATTCTTGACCGGGAACTTGGCCTTGAGTGATTCATCTGCCTTATAGACCGCTTTTCTCAACTTGCGGGAACGATCCAGCAAGATTTTCCGGGGAGATTTCTGGTTGTAACGAGCTTTTGTATGAGTGGCATCGACAATGATGACTTTGCTTTTAATAATGCCCTTTTCCAATGCAATTTCAACGGTTTTGCCCACTAGCATGTCAAGTAAATTCAAGTCTTTCAAGTCTTCATAAACAACAGAGAAGCCAACCAGTTCGTTGATTTGTTGTAACATATTGTCTTTCGGTACTACCAAGTTATAAAGTTCCAAATAAGGACTTAAAGTCATAGATTGTGTTTTTGAGTCATCTCATTCACCTACTTGGTTTAATACCTTAATTATATAGAGAGAAGGTACAATCTTCTCGCTAAAACTTGAGAAGATTGTACCTTTTTTCATACGCCTCTATTTTATTTAGGGAATCGTCTTTTTATACGTTTATTTACTTTCTCTCACAAAATTTAATTTTAAGTGGTCTCTTTTTAATAGCGGGGTGCCTAGACAAGCTGAATAGATAAAATTTAATCTTCTTTCATAGCTACGATTTGCATCTGGCCTAAATACTCCGAGCCACCAGATATTTTAAGAATTTTGAAATTATGCATTCTCATAAGTATTCTCAAGGAAATATGATCATATAGAATAACATGTAATGGTGGGTCTAGATGTCGCCAACCGCTTCCAGAATGATAGCTGGCTGTCGAACTGACATTAGGTGTATTTACAATAAATAATCCTCCGGCTTTTAGCACCCGTCTTATATTCTCCATGAAATGATGCGGATTAGGGATATGCTCCAATACATCAAAAGCTGTTACAACATCAAACGATTCATTATCAAATAAATGCTCATCCAATGAACCCGTTGTAATATTTAGTCCATGTTTTTGTCTACCTAATTGAGCTGCTTTTTCTGATATCTCCACTCCTTTTACATCCCAGTAGCGAAGTTGAGCCTCTAGTACAAAATTACCTGTTGAGCATCCCAAATCAAGTAGCTTACCTCTAGGATACTTAGTCTGATCTACATATGTCTCAACCAAATCCATTCTAGCTTCTAATACAGCTAATAGGCCTGGAGTAATTTGTTCCAAATCTGTAGACCAACCCATTTTTGTCCGATGCTCGTTAGAATAATAGACATTGTTATAAAACCAGTCTAAATAGCCCTCTGTCGGTTGAGGATTCATAAACACTGTACAGCATTCAGCACAGCGGTGTAGATTGGTTTCAAAACCATCATGTCCTTCAATAGAATACAACGGTGAGAAACTAGTTCCACTACAAACAGGACATTGTTTCGATACTTCCTTACTTTTATCTGCTTTGTAGGAGTTTAGTTCTTTTTCTCTCGCATAATTTAATTTTGAAGCAGTTACGATCTCGATCACTTCCATAGCCCGTTCCTTATAGGTATGTTTCGTAATAACATGCTCATATAATTCTTCCACAAGCTCTATTCTTTCTTTAGGATGAGTTAAGAAATAATCCCCCTTAGTGACAAGCTCTTCAAGACTCCCAAAAGAGATTTCGTTCCATACATCAGGGAATAACAGCTTCATGTCATCTTTATAGTCACTGAGAACAAAGGATTTAGAAGCAAAAACGTCGAAAACTCTGTTATTGACTGAAGTCTCAAGCTGGAGAGAAGAAATATTAAGATTTATCGCATAGCTTTGATATAACGAACTAAGTTCACTATTAGCTACTGACGGATGATGAATAAGATGGGTACTCGATAATTCCTTTGATCCATATACATGAATATCAATCCCACTAATACTATTCAAAACATGCTGACGTAAAATAGCACTTCCACGGATATGAATCGGCGCATAAATATTTCTCCAAAATGCATATGGATGTTTTTCATAGAGATATCGAATAGGTTCAAAATCCTTTAATAAAAATGCTTCCCTACATAAATCATAAGTGGGGATATTTATATTCTTCACTTTTTCATTAATGATGAAATTAATGAACTTTTGTTCAAGATGTTCTTCTACAACGTTATTATCAACTTTGGCTATGTTACCAACGAACGCCATTTCGCCTTCTTTAGCTCTAATTTCGGGATTCGGATAAAACTTCAGAGGATTTGTAGCAAGCATTATTGGATGTACATTCTTAATATTTCGTTCAATAAGCAACTGCAAACAATATTTATCCCACACAAAATGATAATAATACGAAGCATGCTCTTGAAATTCTGCTTCCAATCCTTCATCTATTGAAAAAAGAGGATTGTCATAATGTAAAGAAACGAGTGGAATGCCCATTTGGCGCAACAGGAATTGTTTTCCATCTTGAAAGATTCCAACACCCCCATAAGCAACAGCCATATCTGGATTAAAATCCCTTATATTTTGAATTTCTGAAAGCCCGAATCCCTCTTCTAATCTAACATACAGTATTTCATGTCCCAATTGTTCAAATGCAACAGCATAATCGTCGGTGATATAAGGAGCAATAACACCGTTTCTCCTGAATAGTACAATTTTCATGTTCTTCTCTCCCATTCGTGTTGCTCTAAATATTAGTTATTAAGAATACCTCTAAACCCTGCTACTAATTATTTTTGTTAACTGTTCAATGACAAACTTTTGATCTTCGAAAGTCATATTGGTATCCGATGGTAAACAAATTCCATTCAAAAACAATTCCTTACTCACATCTTTTTCTACATCATGTTTAAAGTAATCTGCCTCCGCAAACAGAGGCTGTATATGCAGCGGTTTCCATACCGGACGTGATTCAATATTAAACTCTTCCAGACCATCAATGATATCGGTAACGGTCTTTCTAATTTTTTTTGAATCAATTAACATAGTAGTTAACCATCGAGTCGACTTTCCAAATGATGCTTCTGGCATAAACTCTATACCATCTATGGCAGATAAAGCGTCATAATAGTTTTTAAATATTCCCCTCTTTTGAGAAATCCTTTTGTCCAAAACCTGTAGTTGACCGCGCCCAATTCCTGCTAAGACGTTACTCAGACGGTAGTTATATCCGATCTGACTATGCTGATAATGCTTGGCACGGTCTCTGGCTTGTGTGGCGTAAAATCTTGCCTTCTCTAACAGAATCACATCTTCAGAAACCAGCATTCCTCCACCTGACGTTGTGATTATTTTATTTCCATTAAAGGAAAATATACCGAATTTACCTATTACCCCACTCATTTGCTTACCATATGTAGCTCCTAGTGACTCTGCGGCATCCTCTATGATAGGGACTTCATATTCATCGCATAACTTCTTCAACCGATCATAATCAGCACTTTGCCCATATAGATTAACCACAATGACAGCCTTAGGCTTCTGCCCTTTATCTGCATATGTTTTAAGCGCTCTCTCTAATGCCTCTGGGGACATATTCCAGCTGTCGGGCTCAGAATCAATAAAGACGGGAATAGCCCCTTGATATAGTATAGGGTTAGCACTAGCAACAAAGGTGAGTGACGAACAAAAAACGATATCATCTTGTTGAACATTCAGCAAAATTAAGGCTAAGTGAATAGCTGCTGTACCGGAACTCAGGGCTACCGCTCCTTTGCTACCTACGTAATTTGCCACTTCCGATTCGAAGAGGTCAACATTCTTACCCAAAGGCGCAATCCAGTTCGTCTCAAAAGCCTCGGCAATATACTGCTGCTCCGCCCCGTCCATATGCGGTGATGATAAATAAATTCTTTTGTCACTGGACATTTCACTTCATCCCTTATCCTATAAGTTTTTGATAACTCTCGCTGGACACCCTACGGCAACAACATGATCCGGCAGATTACGGATTACGCATGAAGCCGCTCCTATTATTGTGTCATTCCCTATACTCACGCCCGGAATAAGGCTCGCACTTATACCTACATGACTCCGACAACCGATAGTAACCCCTCCAGCCACATGCACCCCTGGTGAGATATGTGCAAAGTGTTCGACACAGCAATCATGGTCTATGGTAGCTGCCGTGTTAATGATGACATGCTCTCCGATATGGGTATCTGCATTAATAACTGCGTTAGGCATCACTACCGTTCCTTCACCTATGGAGACATTGGAGCCAATGACAGCACTTGAATGGATAGCAGTACCAAATTGAACCTGCATCTGTTTTAAACGCTCCACAATATTCATACGAATGGAATTGTTCCCGATTGCTACAATGTACAAAGCTTCCGGGTACTTTAATGTGACCTGGTGTAATTGCCCCATACCGCCAAGATTCAGTATGCCATTCCATTCTTCTATCGGACAGCCGTCATCCATCACACCAACGATTGTTTCTTGACAGGAACGCAAAATATCTACAACTACCTTGCCATGCCCGCCTGCTCCGAAAACGATGTAGCTCAAATGCCATCATCTCCCTAATAGGTAATCGTTTTTTGGATAAGCTCATCTGTTTTAACCGTACTTTTTAATACATCAACGATACGTGCACTTGTACCCTTCTTACTGTACACATTACTTGAATTGGCAACCGTTTGTTGAAACAAAGCGGATAGCGCATATTCCAGTGCAATGGAGAGTTCCTTTTCATTCTGAGCAATATCTATGGTGTTCGCAGAACGCTCTCTGCCTGTCTGCCGAGTTCCGATATTAATGACTGGAACATGAAAAGAAGCAGCCTCAATAATCCCCGATGAAGAATTTCCAATTAATATTTTTGCATTCTTCAACATCGTCAGATAATCAAGCTGCTCAAAACTGGCTACAAAGTATATCCCCTCTCTTGTAGCAAAGCGATTATACACGTCCACGATCGCATCGGCTCCAGCATCCGAATTAGGCATCACACAAATAACCTCATTCTCTCCAGTCAAAAGAACTTCTAGCATCTTACCAAGCATGCTCATATCGGCCTCTTCCGTTGTGACAGGATGGTAAGCAAATAACACATAATCGTTATCTAAATCCAGATCGTATTTACGTTTTGTCTCCTCTAGCTCAGGCAAGGATGTCTTCATCATCGTTTCAATTCTCGGGGCACCGACTACATGAATTCTCCGCGGTTCTTCACCAAGCCTGATTAGGCGCTCTCTACTTCCATTTGTAGCCACGAAGTGAATGTGAGCCAACTTACTGATCGCATGCCGAACAGACTCATCAATCGTGCCGGACACTTCGCCACCATGTAAGTGAACAAGCGGAATGTTCATGTGAGAAGACACAATCGCGGCTGCAAGCATTTCTCCCCGATCTCCCAGAACAACGACGAAGTCTGGCTCCAAAGCCTCGATGGATTGCGTCATGCCCATGATTGCTATTCCGATAGAGCGAGACATGTTGGCATGAGTTGACCCTTGCAGCAGACAGTCTACCTTAGCGGATACACGAAATCCGTCCTTTTGAATAGCGTCCAATGTATATCCGTACTGTGGAGATAAATGCATTCCTGTCACCAACAGATGGAGCTCCAGAGCATTTTCATCCTCAATAGCCCGCAAAACCGGGTAATATATCCCATAATCAGCCCGTGTTCCGGTAATCACCAATACTTTCTTCATTGCACATCATCCCATGACAACAAATAGTCTTCATGTACATCCTTTAAAAGCTGCTTGCCAACTAAATCAGCATAATATTTAGGCGCTATTCCCGTTCCAGGGCGTTTGATGACTAGGTCTTCTTGAGTTATCGTCTGGCCTGCCTTTTTAGGTGCTGCCATCACAACACTTTTTCTTGCAACAGCTCTGGTGCTTTCCTCAGAGGGCATACACCTTTTAACCCCATCCCCCAGAGCCTGCTCTACATTACGAATCGCAACAACCATTCTGGAGAAATCAACAGGCTCCAGTGAAGCCTTATGGTCAGGACCTGGAAGTGATCGATCCAACGTAAAATGCTTTTCAATAATTCTCGCTCCCAATGCTGAAGCCGCTACAGCAATCTCAATCCCAGCAGTATGATCCGAATATCCTGTGACCTTCCCAAAAGCTTTAGAAATGGTATTCAGAGCCAACAAGTTAACATCTTCCAAAGGTGCCGGATAGTCGGAAGTACAGTGTAGCAATAATACGTCACTTTTTTTGAATGCTTGTAACGATTCTCCAATTTCATCCAGATTAGACATTCCGGTAGATAAAATAATTGGACGCTCATAGCGATCGAGCTTCTGAAGAAAGGGAATATTGTTCATATCTCCCGATCCAACCTTGAATGCATCGATATCAATTGAATTCAGAAAATCGGCACTTTCTTCATCAAAGGGTGTAGAAAGAAAGTCTATTCCTTTAACCTCACAATACTTTTTCAACAGAACAAAATCATCAAAGCTTAATTCCAGCTGTTTTAACATGTCCAGTTGGCTCTCGGTGGAGTTCGTATTTTCTGTCTGGTAATTAGCCTTTTGGGCGTACTTGGTTACCAGTTTTTCGCTTTTAAAGGTCTGGAACTTCACCGCATCGGCACCGCACAAAATCGCCTGATCAATACACTCAAATGCGAGATCCAATGATCCGTTATGATTTACGCCCACCTCTGCAATAATGTAGATGGAGTGGCTGTCGTTATTCGATAAAAAACTTTGCATGTTACACTACTCCCTCCTATTGCGAGGATCACTTGTGATTGGATTCTCTCCAAAGAAACTCTGCCATTTTTAAATCAAACTCGTCATCTATGTCAACAGATCGCTCTTTGGGCATAATGTAGCCACAATTATTAGGTCCTATCAGAGTGCCACTGTTCATCAACAAATCTCTTTTTACGATATAGATGGCTCCGTTTAGAACATACAATTCCTTGAGATCCTGTCTCCTCAAATGCTCCCTTTCACCTTTCAGGTAGGACGTAAGCCGTCCGTTATCCATTTCTCTTAGCAGGTAGGGTTGAACTTCTGATAAAGCGACACTTTGTAGTGAATCAGCCTGATTACTTGAAAATATTGTATACGCCTCTTCAATATCCATAGCATTTCGCAATGGAGATGTGGGCTGCAGCAGCATAATAACATCAAAAAATTGATCCAGTGTCTGTTCATAAAATTCAACAGCATGCTTTAATACATCAATGCTTTTGGCCTCATCGGTAGCCAGCTCAGCGGGCCTTATAAATGGAACTGCTGCGCCAGCTTGGCCTGACACACGAGCAATTTCTGCACTATCCGTTGTAACTACAACTTCGTCCACACAGCTACTGTTCAACGCTGCCTCAATACTATATTGAATGAGCGGTTTATCATGTAACAATCTAATGTTTTTACCAGGTAAACCTTTTGATCCACCGCGCGCAGGAATAATCGCCAGGCATTTATGATTGCCCATCATACAGCACCAATTGTAAAACCCAATCCATTTTTTTCAATCAGTTCCCGAATGGCTGTCTGGAAGATCTGCGGTGCAGTCTTCGAAGAATACTCTTGAGGAATCGCCTTTTGAAAACCTTCATATTCCTGCTCTGCTGTATGAAATGACGAAGGGATAATATACATTTGTCCATTCTCCAGTGCTCTTTCAGATTCCTCAAGCGACATTAGTTCTTCATACAGCTTTTCTCCCGGCCGTATTCCAGACTCGATGACTTCACCCGAATAGATATTGCCAGTTGCCTGTTCAAACGAATCAATCAAACATTGGGCCAAGTCTGTGATTTTAAGAATCGGCATTTTAAGTACAAATACTTCTCCGCCTTGTGAGTGATGCGCTGCATCTATTACCAGTTGAGCTGCTTGAGGAATAGACATCATAAATCGGGTCATCTCTGCATGTGTGACAGTCACCGGGATTCCCTTAGCAATCTGATCCCGGAATAACGGAATAACAGACCCCCTTGAGCCCATAACATTCCCAAAGCGGACACATGAGAAGACGGTACGTTTGCTACCTTTGTACAAGTTGGGCCGCTGAAATCAAACGTTCTGATAGTAACTTTGTAGCACCCATTGTATTTGTTGGATTTACCACTTTATCTGTGCTGATGGCTACCACTTTTTCTACATTATGCTCAATAGCTGCCTCTATTAAATTTTGTACACCTATGACATTCGTTTTCACTGCCTCCATGGGGTTGTACTCGCATGCAGGCACATGTTTAAGAGCAGCGGCATGAAAAATGTAATCTACATCCTCCATGGCATAGCTGAGCCTCTGCTTGTCCCTGATATCACCGATCAGATAACGGACATTCGTATATTCTTTTAATTCCTGCTGCAGATCAAACTGCTTACTCTCATCCCGGCTAAAAATTCGCAGAGCTTTAGGATTATAGGATAAAATATTACGTACAATTTCGCTTCCAATCGAGCCTGTGCCGCCCGTAACCAGTACAATCTTGTTGGTAAACATAATGACCTCCGGAGTGTAAAACGATTAATTTATATATCTTTATGGACCAATGGATCGCTATCTGTTTTTTTATCTAAACGGCGAATCGATTCTGAAAACATTTCTTCAAGTATTGGGATTTGTGCTGTGATATCCTCTAGCAGCTTACCCAGATGCTCATAGATTAGATCAGACTTACGAGTCAACTGATGTTCTGTCACAATCACAGGGAGCACCTGATCAAAACGCGCAATTTCGATAGGCATAATGGACTCAAATATAGGTGAGAACCAATCCCTGTTGGCAATCAATCCCCACATCTGCTCTATAGACTCCACCATACTTTGGGCCTTTGCTGGTTTAGTCCGGCTAAATTCGCGTATTTTTTTCATCAGCTTATGAATTGCTGCAATCTCAGAACGTACATTGGAAAGATCTCCGAGTGTCGCTATCAGCTTATCTCTGACATCCTGCACCTTATTCATATCAGCAGCAATATTTATTTTGTTTATCAAATCGGCAATTGCATCATGATCAACAGATTCTGATGCTAACAATTTATACATCTCTTCCATCGGTTCGTATGGGGCTCCCTCAATCACTGCACCATTTCGAGTTGAATTGATAAATTCAATCCTTGGAAGTGCCTTAATCAGATTTTCGAGTCCATCCTTCATCTGGGAGAAACTTTCGTCTGTAGTATTGTATGTCCCCTTTACATTTAGCACTTTTTTAGGTGCTTCCTGCACTTTCTTATCTGTAGTTTCGGCTGCAAAATGTTCAATTCCATCTGCGTAGAATTTGTTATCAGGGAACGACAAATCCTGACCTGCAAGTATGATCCGTTTAGCCCCTAGACATGCTGCTACTTGAATAACTGTTCCTGCGACCGTCTCTGTAGGGGATATAAAGAGTTCCTCTTTACTGAGTCCAAAGAAATACTGAGATATAGCATCACTTTTCATAATACTATGGATTTTCTCTGCACAGTTCTGGTCAGAGATTTCATAATAAGAAGAGGAAGTAAACAATAAAGGCTGCTCTCTCGTTTCAGAGGAAGCAAAGATTTTCTTATTGACTGAATGGCCATCCATTATTACAGCAAGGTGAGGCTGTATTCCATGCTTTATTAATGCCTGAATGCTGGAGCCTGCTGAAATAATCAGTGCGTGAGGACGTAATTTTTTCAGCCATTCGATATCTTCCTGTAAAGATGGGCCTGATGATACAACAATCACCGTCACACCCTCAAAAGCGTGAAAAAGCCGCTCAATGGAAGGAGTGT carries:
- a CDS encoding transposase codes for the protein MTCNNYVSQKTKMQKLGHKSADSSFFGYKTHLAMTEERIITAAVVTTGEKNDSKQLQLLIEKSKATGMEIKSIIGDTAYSEKDNIVYAKSNEIELIGKLNPLITQGARKKENEFQFNKDAGMYVCKAGHMAIQRARTGEKGVNNNQKNTYNFDVEVCKRCSFKGGCYNEGAKSKSYSVSIKSGEHTEQMSFQESEYFKAKSRERYKIEAKNSELKHRQGYDVASSSVLTGMQLQGAMAIFTVNLKRILKLMK
- a CDS encoding acylneuraminate cytidylyltransferase family protein, yielding MGNHKCLAIIPARGGSKGLPGKNIRLLHDKPLIQYSIEAALNSSCVDEVVVTTDSAEIARVSGQAGAAVPFIRPAELATDEAKSIDVLKHAVEFYEQTLDQFFDVIMLLQPTSPLRNAMDIEEAYTIFSSNQADSLQSVALSEVQPYLLREMDNGRLTSYLKGEREHLRRQDLKELYVLNGAIYIVKRDLLMNSGTLIGPNNCGYIMPKERSVDIDDEFDLKMAEFLWRESNHK
- the neuC gene encoding UDP-N-acetylglucosamine 2-epimerase, with amino-acid sequence MKKVLVITGTRADYGIYYPVLRAIEDENALELHLLVTGMHLSPQYGYTLDAIQKDGFRVSAKVDCLLQGSTHANMSRSIGIAIMGMTQSIEALEPDFVVVLGDRGEMLAAAIVSSHMNIPLVHLHGGEVSGTIDESVRHAISKLAHIHFVATNGSRERLIRLGEEPRRIHVVGAPRIETMMKTSLPELEETKRKYDLDLDNDYVLFAYHPVTTEEADMSMLGKMLEVLLTGENEVICVMPNSDAGADAIVDVYNRFATREGIYFVASFEQLDYLTMLKNAKILIGNSSSGIIEAASFHVPVINIGTRQTGRERSANTIDIAQNEKELSIALEYALSALFQQTVANSSNVYSKKGTSARIVDVLKSTVKTDELIQKTITY
- a CDS encoding acetyltransferase translates to MSYIVFGAGGHGKVVVDILRSCQETIVGVMDDGCPIEEWNGILNLGGMGQLHQVTLKYPEALYIVAIGNNSIRMNIVERLKQMQVQFGTAIHSSAVIGSNVSIGEGTVVMPNAVINADTHIGEHVIINTAATIDHDCCVEHFAHISPGVHVAGGVTIGCRSHVGISASLIPGVSIGNDTIIGAASCVIRNLPDHVVAVGCPARVIKNL
- a CDS encoding methyltransferase domain-containing protein, whose translation is MKIVLFRRNGVIAPYITDDYAVAFEQLGHEILYVRLEEGFGLSEIQNIRDFNPDMAVAYGGVGIFQDGKQFLLRQMGIPLVSLHYDNPLFSIDEGLEAEFQEHASYYYHFVWDKYCLQLLIERNIKNVHPIMLATNPLKFYPNPEIRAKEGEMAFVGNIAKVDNNVVEEHLEQKFINFIINEKVKNINIPTYDLCREAFLLKDFEPIRYLYEKHPYAFWRNIYAPIHIRGSAILRQHVLNSISGIDIHVYGSKELSSTHLIHHPSVANSELSSLYQSYAINLNISSLQLETSVNNRVFDVFASKSFVLSDYKDDMKLLFPDVWNEISFGSLEELVTKGDYFLTHPKERIELVEELYEHVITKHTYKERAMEVIEIVTASKLNYAREKELNSYKADKSKEVSKQCPVCSGTSFSPLYSIEGHDGFETNLHRCAECCTVFMNPQPTEGYLDWFYNNVYYSNEHRTKMGWSTDLEQITPGLLAVLEARMDLVETYVDQTKYPRGKLLDLGCSTGNFVLEAQLRYWDVKGVEISEKAAQLGRQKHGLNITTGSLDEHLFDNESFDVVTAFDVLEHIPNPHHFMENIRRVLKAGGLFIVNTPNVSSTASYHSGSGWRHLDPPLHVILYDHISLRILMRMHNFKILKISGGSEYLGQMQIVAMKED
- a CDS encoding aminotransferase class I/II-fold pyridoxal phosphate-dependent enzyme, which codes for MSSDKRIYLSSPHMDGAEQQYIAEAFETNWIAPLGKNVDLFESEVANYVGSKGAVALSSGTAAIHLALILLNVQQDDIVFCSSLTFVASANPILYQGAIPVFIDSEPDSWNMSPEALERALKTYADKGQKPKAVIVVNLYGQSADYDRLKKLCDEYEVPIIEDAAESLGATYGKQMSGVIGKFGIFSFNGNKIITTSGGGMLVSEDVILLEKARFYATQARDRAKHYQHSQIGYNYRLSNVLAGIGRGQLQVLDKRISQKRGIFKNYYDALSAIDGIEFMPEASFGKSTRWLTTMLIDSKKIRKTVTDIIDGLEEFNIESRPVWKPLHIQPLFAEADYFKHDVEKDVSKELFLNGICLPSDTNMTFEDQKFVIEQLTKIISSRV
- a CDS encoding polysaccharide biosynthesis protein; translation: MGSRGSVIPLFRDQIAKGIPVTVTHAEMTRFMMSIPQAAQLVIDAAHHSQGGEVFVLKMPILKITDLAQCLIDSFEQATGNIYSGEVIESGIRPGEKLYEELMSLEESERALENGQMYIIPSSFHTAEQEYEGFQKAIPQEYSSKTAPQIFQTAIRELIEKNGLGFTIGAV
- a CDS encoding SDR family NAD(P)-dependent oxidoreductase → MFTNKIVLVTGGTGSIGSEIVRNILSYNPKALRIFSRDESKQFDLQQELKEYTNVRYLIGDIRDKQRLSYAMEDVDYIFHAAALKHVPACEYNPMEAVKTNVIGVQNLIEAAIEHNVEKVVAISTDKVVNPTNTMGATKLLSERLISAAQLVQR
- the neuB gene encoding N-acetylneuraminate synthase, giving the protein MQSFLSNNDSHSIYIIAEVGVNHNGSLDLAFECIDQAILCGADAVKFQTFKSEKLVTKYAQKANYQTENTNSTESQLDMLKQLELSFDDFVLLKKYCEVKGIDFLSTPFDEESADFLNSIDIDAFKVGSGDMNNIPFLQKLDRYERPIILSTGMSNLDEIGESLQAFKKSDVLLLHCTSDYPAPLEDVNLLALNTISKAFGKVTGYSDHTAGIEIAVAASALGARIIEKHFTLDRSLPGPDHKASLEPVDFSRMVVAIRNVEQALGDGVKRCMPSEESTRAVARKSVVMAAPKKAGQTITQEDLVIKRPGTGIAPKYYADLVGKQLLKDVHEDYLLSWDDVQ